In Deltaproteobacteria bacterium, the sequence GGCCGGCTCGATGACCGCCGCCATCGCCTCCGCGGGACTGCCGACCATCAGCGCACCGCGCAGGCGCTGCTCGAAGCGCTCGAGCGCGTCGAAGCTCTCGCCCCGCACGGTCGCGAGCGCGGTCGCCGACGGCGGTGCGATCCCAGGCGGGCGCACCGACGCTGCGCTCGCCACCGCGTCGTCGGCCTCGGCCAGCACTGCCGCGACCGCCTCCGCCGCAGCGACACCGCCATCGCACAGCGCACGCACCCGCACGATGCGGGCCACATCGGCATCACTGTAGAGACGATAGGCCGACGCGGTGCGCTCGGGCGCCGGGAAGCCATAGCGGTGCTCCCACGCGCGCAGCGTCGAGGCAGGGACACCGGTGAGCTCTGCGACGGTCTGGATGCGGTAGCGACCGCTGCGCGCCAGCACGGAGGTGGAATCGTCGGTCATGGCCTCCGCAAAGTCTACTCGCAGGGTTGTGCAAAGTCCATGGCGACCCACGCGCATACATCAAAACTGTTAAATTACATATATTTAAAAACTTTCCGCAGAAACATTGCGCACGCCCGATCCAACCCTACGCAAGGTCCGTATCAGGTCTCGAAGCGGCCGGCGACCGGCCCCCAAGAAAGCGAGACAGGCCATGACGACGACCCACCACCTCCCCTACTCCCTCCGGTTCATCCTCGGCACCTGCGCGGCGCTGGCGAGCGGCTGCTACCAGAACGACGGCTCGCGTCTGATGGACGACGACGGCTCGAGCAGCGACGACGGTGGCGCGCCGACCGAGACCGACGACGGCGCCGGCGACGACGGCGGCAGCGACGACGGCAGCACCAGCGACGGCGACGTCGACCCGCCGGCCCCCGGCATGGTGAAGATCCGCGTCATCCACGGCTCGCCCGGCGCGCCCGCGGTCGACGTGTACATCGCCGGCGAGGCCTCGCCGGTGATCGCGGGGCTCGACTACACCGAGACCTCGAGCTGGCTCGAGGTGCCCGCCGGGACCTACGCGTTCGACATCCGCGCGGCCGCGGCCGCGCCCAGCGATGCGCCGGCGTACAGCACCGGCAATCTCGAGCTGCCCGAGGGCGCGATGGTGTCGGCACTCGCGGCCGGCGTGCTACCGGCGGGACCCGACGCGCCGGTGCCGTCGGGCTCGGCCTTCCGCGTGATCCCGATCGTCGAGGCGTTCGACGCCGCCAACCCGGGCAAGGCCCGCGTGCGGGTCGTGCACGCCGGCAGCGATGCGCCCGAGGTCGGGCTCGACGTCGGCAACGACGGCGTGATCGAGGTCGACGGCCTCGCACGCTTCGGTGACACCGGCGCGGCCGGAGTGCTGCTGCCGGCCGGCGACGCGCTGTCGCTCGGCATCACCGCCGATGGCGAACGCGTGACCGCGTTCGAGCTGCCCGCGCTCGCCGACGGCGGCAACGTGCTGGTCGTCGCCACCGGCCTGCTCGGTCGGCTGCCCCGCGAGACCCAGGGCTTCGGGCTGCTGGCGATCAACGACACCGGCACCATCGGGTTCATCAAGCAGAACCCGACCGTCTACGCGCTGCACGCCGGCCCCGACGCCCCGGAGGTCGACCTGTGCGTCGGCAACGACGCCATCGCGACGCACCTCGAGTTCGGCGAGATGCAGGCCGCCCAGGTGCCGCCGGGCGACTACACCATCGACGCCTTCGTCGCGCCGAGCGGCTGCGCCGGGACCCCGGCGATGAGCGACGTGGTCGAGGGGCTCGTGGCCGGCGAGCGCTACCTCGTGGTCGCAACCGGTGAGCTCGCGCCGGTGATGGGCGAGCCGCCGCTGCAGCTGCAGGCGTACGCCGATCGCTTCGCGCTCGACCAGCCAGCGATGGCGGCGCTGCAGCTGGTCCACGCCGCCTCGGCGCCCGAGGTCGACGTCGGCATCGTGACCGGCGAGGTGATCGAGAACGGCAACCTCATCTCGCCCGATCTCAAGTGGCCGGCGACCAGCGCAGAGCT encodes:
- a CDS encoding DUF4397 domain-containing protein — protein: MTTTHHLPYSLRFILGTCAALASGCYQNDGSRLMDDDGSSSDDGGAPTETDDGAGDDGGSDDGSTSDGDVDPPAPGMVKIRVIHGSPGAPAVDVYIAGEASPVIAGLDYTETSSWLEVPAGTYAFDIRAAAAAPSDAPAYSTGNLELPEGAMVSALAAGVLPAGPDAPVPSGSAFRVIPIVEAFDAANPGKARVRVVHAGSDAPEVGLDVGNDGVIEVDGLARFGDTGAAGVLLPAGDALSLGITADGERVTAFELPALADGGNVLVVATGLLGRLPRETQGFGLLAINDTGTIGFIKQNPTVYALHAGPDAPEVDLCVGNDAIATHLEFGEMQAAQVPPGDYTIDAFVAPSGCAGTPAMSDVVEGLVAGERYLVVATGELAPVMGEPPLQLQAYADRFALDQPAMAALQLVHAASAPEVDVGIVTGEVIENGNLISPDLKWPATSAELMVQPLTYQIGFAAAGTPTPIHPLVDFHVPAGSGARAFVVAAGDLLPESTEAGFRLLVVDTSSSPWQIGSILPNP